A single genomic interval of Schistocerca americana isolate TAMUIC-IGC-003095 chromosome 2, iqSchAmer2.1, whole genome shotgun sequence harbors:
- the LOC124594050 gene encoding piggyBac transposable element-derived protein 4-like — MSKSNHRESSLDLTVFQWNENKVVYFASNFHGIEQSVVTRKQKDRTSRTIPRPVIVCDYNENMGGVDHADRLHSTYGLGKRSKKWWHRLFWGAIEIAFVNPYVIFSYLHVALPLLEFRCAVALGLMNEQQVPNLKKRNSGKDEITLPKRSKDNFSVPKDVRLGNRRNHFVVFSCKRGRCKMCAKNKIQSRPHSQYSTCKVHLCCNEKKNCFLQFHEVSLTLNM, encoded by the coding sequence atgtctaaatcaaatcacagagagtcatctttagacctaacagtatttcaatggaatgaaaataaagtagtatattttgcgtcaaacttccatggcattgaacagagcgtagtgacaagaaaacagaaagatagaACTAGTAGGACTATACCACGTCCAGtcattgtatgtgattacaatgaaaacatgggtggtgtggatcatgcagacagattacattcaacttatggtcttggcaagcgatcaaagaaatggtggcaccgtctcttctggggagcaatagaaattgcttttgtcaatccttacgtcattttcagttatctacatgtggcactgccactgctggaattcaggtgtgctgtggcactagggctaatgaatgaacagcaagtgccaaatctcaaaaagagaaactctggtaaagatgaaataactctcccaaagagaagtaaggataacttttctgttccgaaggatgtacgtcttggcaaccgaagaaaccattttgtagtgttcagttgtaaaagaggacgatgcaaaatgtgtgcgaaaaataaaattcagtcgagaccacattcacaatatagtacatgtaaagtgcatttgtgctgcaatgagaaaaagaactgtttcctacaatttcatgaggtatcactaacactaaatatgtga